The DNA sequence TTCAATGAGCACCTCTGCTTTTTGTAAGATTTCCTGCATATTTTTTTCTTCCATTTTTCTTATCCTCTTTTCCTATCTCTATCTTAAGAACGGTAATCTGCATTGATTTTTACATAATCATAGGTCAAATCACAGCCCCATGCAGTAGCCTGTGCATCTCCCATTTTCATATCTACAAGTACGGTTACTTCTTCATCAGACAATATTTTCGTAGCTTCTTCTTCGCTATAATCCGTTGCAACTCCATCCTTATAAATCTGAATCTTTCCGGATTTGCTCTGGAAAAACAATTCAATAGCTTCCGGGTCAAACTGTACTCCGGAATATCCTAAAGCACAAAGAATTCTTCCCCAATTAGCGTCATGTCCATAAATAGCTGCCTTAGTCAAAGAGGAACAAATCACAGACTTTGCAAGTACCTTAGCATTTTCCTTTGTATCTGCATTGATAACCTGGGTTTCAAATAGCGCCGTTGCACCTTCTCCATCCCCTGCCATCTTCTTTGCCAGTGTAGTATTTACATAATTCAATGCTTCTACAAACTTTTGATATGCCTCATTTTTTTCTGTTACCTTTGTATTTCCTGCCATTCCGTTTGCAAGCAGTAATACGGTATCGTTGGTAGATGTATCACCATCTACGGAAATCATATTATATGTATCTTTTATATCCTCACGCAATGCCTCTTGAAGCAGTTCTTTGGAAATTGCAAAATCGGTTGTTACAAAGCCTAACATAGTGCACATATTCGGATGTATCATTCCCGAACCTTTACACATACCGCCTACGGTTACGGTCTTTCCATCCACTTCGAAGGTTACTGCTACTTCCTTAGACTTTGTATCTGTTGTCATAATAGCACATGCTGCTTCATGACCACTCTCTTTTGTATCAGAAAGTTTTGGTACCATTGTCTTCACACCATTTTGTATTCTATCGATTGGAAGTTGCATTCCAATAACTCCGGTAGATGCTACCAATACCTGTTCTGCCGGTATATTTAATACTTCCTGAACAGCATCTGCTGTTTTCTTACAATAGGACATTCCTTCTTCTCCGGTACATGCGTTAGCAATTCCTGCATTTACTACGATTGCCTGAGCGCATTCCTGACTTTCTACTACTTGTCTATCCCATTTTACCGGAGCTGCTTTTACTACATTGGTGGTAAATGTGCCTGCTGATACTGCCGGTGTTTCACTTACAATCATTGCCATATCGGTACGGTCTTTATATTTAATTCCTGCTGCTGTGGCTGCTGCCTTGAATCCTTTTGCTGCGGTAACTCCGCCCGTGATTATTTCCATCCTTCCCATTTCCTTTCCTATGTATCATTCATTCCGACTCTTTTTTACTGGAACGTAGTAATATTTTCATCATTTAGGGTAAAATCATAGTAATTCAAATCTTCTCGAAAGGTCCATCCGACACTTTTCCAGAAAGCATTTCCCACTTCATTACTCTTAAATGCTATGAGACAGACCTTATTAATATGCTCTTTCTGTAATGCCCGCATAGCCTCTACTGCCATTTGTTTTCCAATCCCATGCTTGCGATATTCTTCCTGCACACACACATGATAGAAACAACCTCTTCTGCCGTCGTGCCCACACAAAATTGCACCTACGATTTTCCCATCTGCTTCTGCTACAATACTGGTGGTAGGATTTCTCTTGATAAAACGTTCTACTCCTTCTCTGGAATCATCCATACTTCGTATTCCAAAGCCTTTAATTGTTTTCCAAAGAGCATATACGCCTTCGTAATCCTCTAGTCTCATTTCCCGTATCACAATATCCATTTTATTTTCCATCTTCCTTCATCCTATATTAAGGGAACATTGGAACTAACTGTAAACCTTCGTTTTCAGGAAATCCAAATAGCAGATTCATGTTCTGAACTGCCTGTCCTGCCGCTCCTTTTACCAGATTATCAATAGCTCCCATCATAATAATTCGTCCGGTACGTTCATCTATTTTAAATCCAATATCTACAAAGTTACTTCCTTCTACCCATTTTGTCTCAGGACACTGGTCCTTGTCTAACACACGTACAAAATATTCATCCTTATAATATTTATCATAAACTGCCTTCACCTGCTCATAGGTTGGATATGTAACACTTCCATCCGGCTGCTGTACCTTTTTCAAGGAAGCATACTCTGTTGCCAAAATCCCTCTGTTCATCGGTACAAGGTGTGGTGTAAAGTTAATAACAACCTGTTCTCCTGCCGCATATCCAAGCTGTTCTTCAATCTCAGGAGTATGTCTGTGCGTTGCCACGCCATAAGCTTTCATATTCTCATTTACTTCACAGAAAAGATTTGGTACCTTGGCCCCTCTTCCGGCTCCTGAGGTTCCTGACTTAGCATCTACAATCAACGTATTCGGATCAATCAATCCTTCCTTTACTAATGGATATGCTGTAAGTATGGAACATGTAGTGTAACATCCCGGATTAGCCACCAGTCTTGCCTTTTTCACTTTTTCTCTATTCACTTCGCACAATCCATAGACAGCTTCTTCAATAAACTGCGGACTCTTATGTTCTATCTTATACCACTCTTCATAAGTCTTTACGTCCTTTAAACGATAGTCTGCACTTAAATCTATTACCTTGGTATGCTGCAAAATATCCTCTGTCAGCACTCCTGCTAAGAATCCCTGAGGTGTTGCAGTAAAAATAACATCTACCTGCTTTGCCAGTTCTTCTATATTATCATCCAGACAGGTATCTTCCACCAACTGAAACATATTGCGGTATACATTGGCATACTTTTCATCAATATAACTTCTAGAGCCATACCACTTAATCTCCACTTCCTTATGTCCCAGCAGAATACGCACCAACTCTCCGCCTGCGTATCCGGTTGCTCCGATTATTCCTGCTTTTATCATTTCAATACACCTTCCTATTTCTTCATAACGTTAGTTCTTTACCATAGTAATATATATTTTGTCATTCGTAAAGGACTTTTTTCTTTTGATATTGCATAATTATACATTCTTTTATTTATTTATGCAAGTATATCATGCATATTTTTTCACATTTCATTAAAACAATCTATTTTTCTTCCTTAATTATACCTATCAGCACTTTCCTCCACGTTCCCTTTCGTCGTTTTGTCTTTTTATATGCATTTTTATTATTTATTTATGTATATTTTTTCACTTGCCTTTTTTAGAATCCTATTGTATAGTTAGATATAAGATTTATGATAAATTTCAACGGAGGGATTTTAAGATGAAAGAAAAAGTAATTTTAGCGTATTCCGGCGGACTGGATACCACTGCCATTATTCCATGGTTAAAGGAAAATTATGACTATGAAGTTATCTGCTGCTGTATTGATTGTGGTCAGGAAGAGGAACTGGATGGCTTAGAAGAACGTGCCAAATTATCCGGTGCTTCTAAATTATACATAGAAGATATTATTGATGAATTTGCAGAAGATTACATCATTCCATGTGTTCAGGCTGGTGCCGTTTATGAAAACAAATACCTTTTAGGTACTTCCATGGCTCGTCCGGGAATTGCAAAAAAATTAGTAGAAATTGCAAGAAAAGAAGGTGCTACTGCTATCTGTCACGGTGCTACCGGTAAGGGAAATGACCAGATTCGTTTTGAACTTGGTATTAAAGCTCTGGCTCCTGACTTAAAGATTATTGCTCCATGGCGAGATGATAAATGGGGTATGCAGTCCCGTGAAGATGAAATTGAATATTGCAAAGCTCACGGAATCGATCTTCCATTTTCTGCGGACAACAGCTATAGCCGTGACCGTAACTTATGGCATATCAGCCATGAAGGTCTGGAACTTGAAAATCCGGCAAATGAGCCGAACTACGACCATTTATTAGTACTTGGCGTTTCTCCAGAAAAGGCTCCTGACGAACCGGAATATGTTACTATGACTTTCGAATCAGGTGTTCCTAAAACTCTGAACGGAAAATCCATGAAGGTTGCAGAAATCATTCGCGAATTAAACAAATTAGGCGGAAAACATGGTATTGGTATCGTTGATATTGTAGAAAACCGTGTAGTTGGTATGAAATCTCGTGGTGTTTATGAAACTCCTGGCGGAACCATTCTTATGGAGGCTCAGAAACAGTTAGAGGAACTTGTATTAGACCGTGACACCATGAATACCAAAAAAGATATGGGCAACAAAATGGCTCAGATTGTATACGAAGGAAAATGGTTCACACCGCTTCGTGAAGCAGTACAGGCATTCGTAACCTCTACTCAGAAATATGTAACCGGTGAAGTAAAATTCAAGCTGTACAAAGGAAACATCATCAAAGCAGGAACTACTTCTCCATATTCTCTGTATAGCGAATCTCTGGCAAGCTTTACCACCGGTG is a window from the Roseburia sp. 499 genome containing:
- the argJ gene encoding bifunctional ornithine acetyltransferase/N-acetylglutamate synthase; translation: MEIITGGVTAAKGFKAAATAAGIKYKDRTDMAMIVSETPAVSAGTFTTNVVKAAPVKWDRQVVESQECAQAIVVNAGIANACTGEEGMSYCKKTADAVQEVLNIPAEQVLVASTGVIGMQLPIDRIQNGVKTMVPKLSDTKESGHEAACAIMTTDTKSKEVAVTFEVDGKTVTVGGMCKGSGMIHPNMCTMLGFVTTDFAISKELLQEALREDIKDTYNMISVDGDTSTNDTVLLLANGMAGNTKVTEKNEAYQKFVEALNYVNTTLAKKMAGDGEGATALFETQVINADTKENAKVLAKSVICSSLTKAAIYGHDANWGRILCALGYSGVQFDPEAIELFFQSKSGKIQIYKDGVATDYSEEEATKILSDEEVTVLVDMKMGDAQATAWGCDLTYDYVKINADYRS
- a CDS encoding GNAT family N-acetyltransferase, with product MENKMDIVIREMRLEDYEGVYALWKTIKGFGIRSMDDSREGVERFIKRNPTTSIVAEADGKIVGAILCGHDGRRGCFYHVCVQEEYRKHGIGKQMAVEAMRALQKEHINKVCLIAFKSNEVGNAFWKSVGWTFREDLNYYDFTLNDENITTFQ
- the argC gene encoding N-acetyl-gamma-glutamyl-phosphate reductase, producing MIKAGIIGATGYAGGELVRILLGHKEVEIKWYGSRSYIDEKYANVYRNMFQLVEDTCLDDNIEELAKQVDVIFTATPQGFLAGVLTEDILQHTKVIDLSADYRLKDVKTYEEWYKIEHKSPQFIEEAVYGLCEVNREKVKKARLVANPGCYTTCSILTAYPLVKEGLIDPNTLIVDAKSGTSGAGRGAKVPNLFCEVNENMKAYGVATHRHTPEIEEQLGYAAGEQVVINFTPHLVPMNRGILATEYASLKKVQQPDGSVTYPTYEQVKAVYDKYYKDEYFVRVLDKDQCPETKWVEGSNFVDIGFKIDERTGRIIMMGAIDNLVKGAAGQAVQNMNLLFGFPENEGLQLVPMFP
- a CDS encoding argininosuccinate synthase, encoding MKEKVILAYSGGLDTTAIIPWLKENYDYEVICCCIDCGQEEELDGLEERAKLSGASKLYIEDIIDEFAEDYIIPCVQAGAVYENKYLLGTSMARPGIAKKLVEIARKEGATAICHGATGKGNDQIRFELGIKALAPDLKIIAPWRDDKWGMQSREDEIEYCKAHGIDLPFSADNSYSRDRNLWHISHEGLELENPANEPNYDHLLVLGVSPEKAPDEPEYVTMTFESGVPKTLNGKSMKVAEIIRELNKLGGKHGIGIVDIVENRVVGMKSRGVYETPGGTILMEAQKQLEELVLDRDTMNTKKDMGNKMAQIVYEGKWFTPLREAVQAFVTSTQKYVTGEVKFKLYKGNIIKAGTTSPYSLYSESLASFTTGDLYDHHDAEGFITLFGLPLKVRAMKMAEAEKNNK